The Anaerolineales bacterium region CCGCTTCTTTGATCTGGAATTACCCGACGATTCAAGCATTGACAAATTTCCTGGCACAGAAGATGGATGTCGAATTGGGCAAGGATGAACTTTCATCGGGCACAGCGTCTCAAATTGATGCGGTAGACGCTCCAGAGACAGAAATTGAAGGATTATCCAAGGCGGAAGTGGATGCCCTCTTGAAAGAAGAACTGGATGCCATCGAGGATCTTCTGGGAGATGAGTGAAATGAGCAATCCAGAATCGAATGATTTGAATCAATTGAAACAGGCGTTGAGTGCGTTGAAGAAAGCGCGCGTCCGCCTCGACTCGATCGAAAAATCTCAGAAGGAACCGATCGCGATCATTGGCATGGGATGCCGTTTTCCCGGCGGCGCCAATTCTCCCGAAGCATTCTGGAGCCTGTTGGAAAAAGGTGTGGACGCGATTTCCGAAGTCCCCGCCGATCGCTGGAACGTTGATGTCTTGTACGATTCGGATCCATCGGTTCCGGGGAAGATGAGTTCCCGGTGGGGCGGCTTTATCGACCCGATCGATCAATTCGACCCGAATTTCTTCGGGATCTCGCCGCGGGAAGCCGCACAGATGGATCCACAACAACGGCTTGTGCTGGAAGTAGCCTGGGAGGCAATTGAGGATGCCGGGCTGACGAAGACCGGTCTGGCTGGAAGTCAAACGGGCGTCTATGTGGGAGTTCACAGTCATAGCACAGATTACACCATGTATCAGTACGCCGACCCGAATGCGATCGATATCTACACGGGTACCGGCACTGCACATAATGTAATCGGTGGACGGTTATCGTATCTGTTCGATTTGCGCGGTCCCACCATCACTGTGGATACAGCCTGTTCCTCATCGCTGGTTGCAGTTCATCTGGCTTGCCAGAGTTTACGGGTTGGCGAAAGCCGGATGTCAATCGTTGCCGGAGTGAATTTAATCCTCTCTCCGGAGTTCTCCATTGCCGCTTCCAAGATGCACATGTTGGCGCCCGATGGTCGTTGCAAGGCATTTGATTCGCAAGCCAATGGATTTGTACGCGGTGAGGGCTGTGGCGTTATCATTCTGAAGCGTCTATCGGATGCGCTCGCCGATGGAGATCGCATTCTGGCTTTAATCCGTGGGTCTGCCATCAATCAAGATGGGCACACAAATGGTCTGACTGCGCCGAACGGCCTCTCACAGCAGGATGTGATTCACCGTGCTCTGGAGAATGGCGGCGTGGCGCCAACTGAGATCGGTTATATCGAGGCTCATGGAACCGGGACCTCCCTTGGGGATGTGATTGAGTTGGAGTCTCTGTCCGCAATTTTCAGCCAGGATGATCACGGCAACTTTCCTTGTTTTCTCGGTTCTGCCAAGGCAAATATCGGGCATCTTGAAGGCGCGGCTGGAATAGCGGGTTTAATCAAGACCGTCCTGTCTTTTCAGAAGAAATCCATTCCGCCGCTGGTGCACTTCAAGACGCTCAACCCAAATGTTTCGCTCGATGGCACGCGGCTGAGCGTATCTGCCGGATTACAACCCTGGCAAGGCAATCGAAAACATCTGGCGGGAGTCAGTTCCTTTGGTTGGTCGGGAACAAATGCTCACGTGATTCTCGAGGAAGCGCCAGGCGTGCCGGAGAAGGTCGCCTCGTCCGAAAATGATCGGGTATTTCTCCTGCCGATCTCAGCCCAAAGCAGGCGATCGTTGGATCGGCTTGTCGAGTCGTATCGAGAATTCCTTGTCACTGAAAAAAACGGGTCACTCCCGGACCTTGGCGATATTTGCTACACAGCCAGTTTGCGGCGCAGTCCGCATGAACATCGTCTTGTCGTTGTAGGTAGAACTCATCAGGAACTTGCCGAAAAGCTGGGCGGCTTTATGCAAGATAAGACACTGCCGGGCGCCTCAAGCAATTATGTGACTGCGGAAGCCGCGCCGCGCGTGGCATTTGTCTTTCCTGGGCAGGGATCACAATGGATTGGCATGGGGCAGGAATTAATGGCAAGAGAGCCTGTGTTCCGGGATGCCCTGCTGAAATGTGAGCAGGCGATCCGTCTCTACGCCGACTGGAGCCTGACCGAGCAATTACAGAATGGAAGCAATGCTCGTTTGGATGAAATCGACGTGATCCAACCGACGTTGTTTGCCATTCAGGTGGCTCTGGCTGCTTTATGGCGTTCCTGGGGAATTACGCCTGATGCTGTTGTGGGACACAGTATGGGCGAGGTGGCGGCCGCGCACATTGCTGGAGCGCTCGATCTGCAAAACGCAGCTCGTATCATTTGTACGCGAAGTCGGCTGTTGCGCCGTGTCAGCGGCAGGGGCGTGATGGCTGTTGTTGGACTCTCGCTCGATGAAGCACAGCAGGTCGTGAAAAACTACTCTGCTCAGTTATCTGTTGCGGTGAACAATAGTCCACGTTCCACTGTCCTTTCCGGTGACCCGGCGGCGATGGACAGGTTATTTGAAGAACTGGGAGCGAAAAATATCTTCTATCGACCAGTCAAGGTGGATGTGGCTTCTCACAGTCCGCAAATGGATCCGTTATTGCCTGAGCTTCTCAAGGAACTCGATGGTCTGCAATCGAAGCCTGCCGATATTCCTTTTTACTCCACGGTCGAAGGGCGACGTAGCGGCGATTTATCTTTTGACAAATCGTACTGGGCAGATAATCTCAGACAACCTGTGCTCTTTTCCAAGACGATCGAGAAGTTAGCGCAGGATGGGCACACGATATTCATTGAGATCAGCCCACACGCGATCCTATTGCCGGCGATCGAAGAGACGCTCCATCATCTGAAGAAGAATGGCTCTACACTCCCATCGTTGCTTCGTGAAGAAGCAGAACAGAGCACGATTCTTGGTTCGTTGGGCAGGCTCTATACACTTGGCTATCCCATAGACTGGACGAAACACTACCCCGGTGGGGGGAGGCTGGCATCACTGCCAAAATATCAATGGGATCACCAGCGATATTGGGTTGAGTCAGTTGCGAACCGTGCAACCGCTTCCAAACGGGAGGGTGGACAGGTTCTCGGCATTCAGGAAAATCCTTTGCTTGGCGTGCGTTTACCGCCTCTCGCGCATCTGCCGAAGAGTACGGTCTGGCAGATGCAGATCGATAATGCATTCCGTGCCTACCTGAAAGAGAACAAAATTGACGATGTGACGACAGCCATGGTGTTCGAGGGTGCCAATGCGGTCTTTGGACCGAAAACTCATCTGATCAGGGAATCGCACACGTATGCCCCCCTTGCCCTCGACGCAAGCAGCGACGCGACTCTACAGTTGATTTTGACCCGTGGTGAGTCCATGTCCGCCTCGTTTGAACTGTATCAACGGCAAGCCAATACAGACACGTGGAGCAAACTGATTGATGGGGAGATCGAAATCGGACAGGTGGACGCGGACTGGATGTATAAACTGGAATGGCAGTCAAAGCCTCTACGGGTGAGCGCTACAGTTGCCAAATCTAATAGTCGCTGGCTAATCTTCGGCGATCGGGCTGGGTTTGGGAAAGAAATTACCGCGGGCATGGAAGCGCTGGGTTGTACATGCACTCTGGCTTCTTATGAACCTGGAAACCCGGAAGGAATAACGCGTGCAATCAACCAAGGGTTGAAAGCAGGACAACTCGATGGCATCTTGTACCTTTGGGGATTGGATGCCCCATCCAATGAAGAACTGGATGCTGACCTGCTCGTGCAAAGCCAGACCGTCACTGCAGCCGGTCTTTTGCAGTTAGTTCAATCGTTGCTGTCTGTGGAGCAGGTTGCGTCTCCGCGCGCGTGGGTTGTGACGCGCGGTGTGCAGCCTGTAGCGCAGACAGATTCGGTCCAAGTGGCGCAATCGCTGTTGTGGGGGTTGGGGCGGGGTATCGCCATAGAACATCCCGATCTGTGGGGCGGCATAATCGACCTGGAGAATAATGAAAAACCCCGGTCAGAGGATGTCAATCGCGTCCTTGCGGAGATCTTTGCCGCTGATCAAGAACGGCAGGTCGCCTATCGAAGCGGCGAGCGTTATGCGCCTCGTCTTGTGCGTTGGGATACAGAAAAGCCTAAATACAACGATCTCCAAATCCGTTCCGATGCATCTTACTTGATCACCGGCGGTCTCGGTAGGCTTGGGCTAGAGGTTGCTCGCTGGCTGGTTGAACAGGGTGCAAAACATTTAACGCTGACTAGCAGAACAGGCTTGCCGCCAGAAGAGGAGTGGAGTCGTGTTCCATCTGAAACACTAATGGGAAAGCGTATTGAAGCGATCCGGGCATTGAAAGCAATGGGAGCAACGATCTCGGTCCTTAGAGTCGATGCTTCTCAGTCTTTGGAAATGACTAGGCTGTTCGAGACACTTGCATCAAACCACCACACCCTGTCTGGCGTCTTTCATATCGCGGGCGTGGAAGATTATTCACCGGTCCAAGAGATCACAGTAGAACGATTTAACGAGATTCTCCGCCCAAAGGTGTCAGGGGCATGGCTTCTTCATGGATTGAGTCAATCTCTATCAGCTCCTCTGGATTTCTTCATCATGTTTTCGTCTGCCGCATCTATTTGGGGATCAAAGGGACTCGCCCACTATGCGGCTGCTAATCACTTCCTGGATATTCTGGCTCACCATCGTCGTGCACACGGGTTGCCGGCGCTCAGTATCAACTGGGGATGGTGGGAGGAGGGCGGTATGGGTCAGGGACAACTTGCTGAACTCTTCTCTAGCGTCGGTCTTCGGAAAATGCTTAGCAATGACGGTCTAGCCGCGATGAAATATTTGTTGGAAACCGACATTGTTGAAGCGGTGGTTGCTTCTGTTGATTGGAACGAATTTAAGCCGGTTTATGCGGTACGACAAGCCCAGCCTGTTTTGGAATGGATCGAAGGAACAGAACCGTCAAAAATGCTGAAAGACAGAGTTGCTGCACAAAAAAATACGATCTTGCAACAACTCAAAAATCTCTCGCCGAGTAAACAACGCGACACACTGCTTGATCTTGTCCGCGAAGAGGTTGCCAACATGCTTGGGCTTGACCAGGCAGAAACATTGGATATCCAACAAGGCTTTTTCAGGCTTGGTATGGATTCGATTACATCGATTCGGTTGCGAAATAATCTTCAGAGTAAATTGGATCTTCAACTCCCGCCTACCCTGGCGTTCGAACACCCAACTGTGGCTGCCTTGACGGATTTTCTCGTCCACGAAATCTTTTCTGACCCTGCGGCGCCGATGATGGAATCTGCCAAGGATGCATCAGGCGGTGTTGTAGACCAACAGAGCCAGGCAAAGCTTAAAGACCTTTCCAAGGATGAGTTGTTTGCCCTGCTCGATGATGAACTTTCTGGGATCGACAAGTTAACGGAAGGGAAATAAATGGATTCAGCCTCAGAGTTACGGGAATATCAGGAGCGCCTGAAAAGCGCTCTGTCAGCCATCCAAAAACTGCGGAGCCAGGTGGAAACGCTCAAACAGGCTCAAACCGAACCTATCGCGGTGATCGGTATAGGATGCCGGTATCCCGGCAACGCTAACGATCCAGAATCGTTTTGGCAAATGCTTGCCAACGGCGTAGATGCGATCACAGAGATTCCCCCCGACCGATGGGATGTAAATTCATACTACGATCCTGACCCGCAATCTCCGGGAAAGATTTCCACACGCTGGGGCGGATTTCTCCGCGGTGTCGATCAGTTCGATGCCCATTTCTTCGGCGTTTCGCCGCGTGAAGCGATTAGTATGGACCCTCAGCAGCGTTTATTGCTGGAGGTTAGTTGGAATGCTCTCGAACATGCCAATCAGGACCCTGCAGCTCTCGGCGGAAGCCAGACGGGTGTATTTGTAGGCGTTACAACGAATGATTACCTGACTTTGCAGAATTCACGACTGGAACCAAGCCAGATCGATGCATATCGGCTGACAGGTAACACTTTAAACGGTGTTGCCGGACGACTTTCCTATTCTTTGGGTTTTCACGGTCCGACCATGTCCCTGGATACCGCCTGCGCGTCCTCGTTGGTCGCTGTTCACCTGGCTTGTCAAAGTCTGCGCACCCGCGAGTGCGATCTGGCGCTTTCGGGCGGCGTGAATTTGATCCTGTCGCCAGAATATTCGATCAGCGCCTCTAAAGCCAATATGCTTGCGCGCGATGGACGTTGCAAAACCTTCGATGCGCGCGCCGATGGCTTTGTCCGCAGTGAAGGATGCGGCGTCGTCGTCCTCAAGCGTTTATCAGACGCGCTTGCTGACGGCGATTCTGTTTTGGCAGTGATTCAAGGCTCGGCGGTGAATCACGGCGGCTTCAGTAGTGGATTAACCGTCCCGAACAAGCACGCGCAGGAGGCGTTGATCCGATCCGCTCTAAAGAACGCGGGAGTTCAGCCGGCCCAGGTGCAATATATTGAAGCGCATGGGACAGGCACAGCGCTGGGCGACCCGATCGAAGTTCGCGCCTTGGCGGCTGTCCTCAAAGAGGGAAGACCGGCGCATTCGAAGTTTTGGCTGAGTTCCGTTAAAACGAATATCGGTCACGCTGAATCGGCATCCGGCGTGGCAGGGCTGATCAAGACCGTGCTTGCCCTGCAACATGAGGAGGTTCCGCCTCACCTGCATTTGCAAACCCCTTCGCCTTTCATCGATTGGGAAAACGTGCCGGCAACCATTCCCACACAGCGCGTGCCATGGACTGGAGCGGATCGCATTGCGGGAGTTAGCAGTTTTGGCGCGTCTGGTACAAATGCCCACATCGTCCTTGCTCCGGCGCCCGCACGCGAAAGTTCTCCCCATTCGGATTTACCCGATCGCCCTTTCCATGTTCTGACGCTCTCGGCAAAAAATAGCGCGGCATTGACGGAGTTGGCGCGGCGTTATGCAGTTTTCTTTGAGGAACATCCGGATATCCCGCCTGATGATGTATGCTTTACTGCGAACACACGGCGCGCCCATTTCAGTCAGCGGCTGGCAATCGTCGCTGAGACGGCGCCTCAACTTCGCGAGGATCTGAAGCGGTTTGTCCACAGTCAGGATGTCCCAAACCTGGTTGCTCATCAACTGGTTGATAAATCGCCAGCCAAGGTGGCATTCCTTTTTACCGGTCAAGGTTCGCAGTATGCCGGCATGGCGCGCAATTTATATGAAACCGAGCCTGTGTTCCGCGAGGCGCTGGATGAATGCGCTCGAATTCTGCATGAACGTTTGGAGAAATCTCTCCTCGACATACTTTATCCGCCTTCGAAAAATCAGCATGAACAGCAATCCTTGCTGGATCAAACTGCCTTCACTCAACCAGCGCTTTTTGCGCTCGAGTATTCTCTTGCCCGGTTATGGCAATCATGGGGCGTCATCCCTTCCGCGGTAATGGGGCATAGTGTCGGCGAATATGTGGCTGCCTGTCTGGCAGGCGTATTTAGCCTGGAAGACGGTTTGAAACTCATTGCCGAGCGCGGGCGATTGATGCAGGCGTTGCCTATGGATGGGAGCATGGCTGCCATCTTTTTCGGCGAGGCGCAAGTGAAATCTATGCTTTCAGAGTACGGAGAGGAAGTATCCATTGCCGCGATCAATGGACCGGATAACATCGTGATCTCGGGCAGGAAAAATACCGTAGAGGCGATCTGCTTGCGCTTACAGGAACAGGGGATAAAATCCCG contains the following coding sequences:
- a CDS encoding type I polyketide synthase; this translates as MSNPESNDLNQLKQALSALKKARVRLDSIEKSQKEPIAIIGMGCRFPGGANSPEAFWSLLEKGVDAISEVPADRWNVDVLYDSDPSVPGKMSSRWGGFIDPIDQFDPNFFGISPREAAQMDPQQRLVLEVAWEAIEDAGLTKTGLAGSQTGVYVGVHSHSTDYTMYQYADPNAIDIYTGTGTAHNVIGGRLSYLFDLRGPTITVDTACSSSLVAVHLACQSLRVGESRMSIVAGVNLILSPEFSIAASKMHMLAPDGRCKAFDSQANGFVRGEGCGVIILKRLSDALADGDRILALIRGSAINQDGHTNGLTAPNGLSQQDVIHRALENGGVAPTEIGYIEAHGTGTSLGDVIELESLSAIFSQDDHGNFPCFLGSAKANIGHLEGAAGIAGLIKTVLSFQKKSIPPLVHFKTLNPNVSLDGTRLSVSAGLQPWQGNRKHLAGVSSFGWSGTNAHVILEEAPGVPEKVASSENDRVFLLPISAQSRRSLDRLVESYREFLVTEKNGSLPDLGDICYTASLRRSPHEHRLVVVGRTHQELAEKLGGFMQDKTLPGASSNYVTAEAAPRVAFVFPGQGSQWIGMGQELMAREPVFRDALLKCEQAIRLYADWSLTEQLQNGSNARLDEIDVIQPTLFAIQVALAALWRSWGITPDAVVGHSMGEVAAAHIAGALDLQNAARIICTRSRLLRRVSGRGVMAVVGLSLDEAQQVVKNYSAQLSVAVNNSPRSTVLSGDPAAMDRLFEELGAKNIFYRPVKVDVASHSPQMDPLLPELLKELDGLQSKPADIPFYSTVEGRRSGDLSFDKSYWADNLRQPVLFSKTIEKLAQDGHTIFIEISPHAILLPAIEETLHHLKKNGSTLPSLLREEAEQSTILGSLGRLYTLGYPIDWTKHYPGGGRLASLPKYQWDHQRYWVESVANRATASKREGGQVLGIQENPLLGVRLPPLAHLPKSTVWQMQIDNAFRAYLKENKIDDVTTAMVFEGANAVFGPKTHLIRESHTYAPLALDASSDATLQLILTRGESMSASFELYQRQANTDTWSKLIDGEIEIGQVDADWMYKLEWQSKPLRVSATVAKSNSRWLIFGDRAGFGKEITAGMEALGCTCTLASYEPGNPEGITRAINQGLKAGQLDGILYLWGLDAPSNEELDADLLVQSQTVTAAGLLQLVQSLLSVEQVASPRAWVVTRGVQPVAQTDSVQVAQSLLWGLGRGIAIEHPDLWGGIIDLENNEKPRSEDVNRVLAEIFAADQERQVAYRSGERYAPRLVRWDTEKPKYNDLQIRSDASYLITGGLGRLGLEVARWLVEQGAKHLTLTSRTGLPPEEEWSRVPSETLMGKRIEAIRALKAMGATISVLRVDASQSLEMTRLFETLASNHHTLSGVFHIAGVEDYSPVQEITVERFNEILRPKVSGAWLLHGLSQSLSAPLDFFIMFSSAASIWGSKGLAHYAAANHFLDILAHHRRAHGLPALSINWGWWEEGGMGQGQLAELFSSVGLRKMLSNDGLAAMKYLLETDIVEAVVASVDWNEFKPVYAVRQAQPVLEWIEGTEPSKMLKDRVAAQKNTILQQLKNLSPSKQRDTLLDLVREEVANMLGLDQAETLDIQQGFFRLGMDSITSIRLRNNLQSKLDLQLPPTLAFEHPTVAALTDFLVHEIFSDPAAPMMESAKDASGGVVDQQSQAKLKDLSKDELFALLDDELSGIDKLTEGK